From Ruminococcus sp. HUN007, a single genomic window includes:
- a CDS encoding KilA-N domain-containing protein, with amino-acid sequence MNKIIKDTIHANGIDIGIYTSDFENEYISLTDIARYKSDSPDDVIKNWLRNKDIIEFLGLWESLNNPGFKPVEFDGFKKQAGSNAFTLSPKKWIESTSAIGIVSKSGRYGGTYAHSDIAFEFASWISPEFKLYIIQDYKRLKTEETSKLSLNWNLNREISKLNYKIHTDAIKANLIPPELTPIQISYTYANEADLLNTVLFGRTAKQWRDENPEAKGNIRDHATIYQLLVLANMESYNAVLINQGKSQAERMSLLHELAVQQLSTLDRLELNSLPGIEKKNND; translated from the coding sequence ATGAATAAAATTATAAAAGACACTATTCATGCCAATGGAATAGATATTGGCATATATACATCTGACTTTGAAAATGAATATATTTCACTAACCGATATTGCTCGGTATAAAAGTGATTCACCAGATGATGTAATAAAAAACTGGCTAAGAAATAAGGATATTATAGAATTTTTAGGGCTGTGGGAATCACTAAATAATCCCGGTTTTAAACCCGTCGAATTCGACGGGTTTAAAAAGCAAGCTGGTTCAAATGCATTTACTTTATCTCCAAAGAAGTGGATTGAATCAACCAGCGCTATTGGAATTGTAAGCAAATCAGGAAGATATGGCGGCACATATGCACATTCAGACATTGCTTTTGAGTTTGCTTCATGGATCTCACCTGAATTCAAGCTGTATATAATACAGGATTATAAGAGATTAAAAACAGAAGAAACAAGTAAACTCTCACTTAACTGGAATCTAAACAGAGAAATATCAAAACTGAATTATAAAATTCATACTGATGCTATTAAAGCAAATCTTATCCCACCTGAACTTACACCTATTCAGATTTCCTATACTTACGCAAATGAAGCCGATCTTCTTAATACTGTTTTATTCGGTAGGACGGCAAAACAATGGCGTGATGAAAATCCTGAAGCAAAAGGGAACATAAGAGATCATGCAACGATTTATCAGCTTCTTGTTTTGGCTAACATGGAAAGTTATAATGCAGTCCTTATCAATCAGGGAAAATCGCAGGCTGAAAGAATGTCACTTCTTCATGAACTTGCAGTTCAGCAGCTGTCTACATTAGACAGACTTGAACTTAATAGTTTACCTGGAATTGAAAAAAAGAACAATGACTGA
- a CDS encoding ATP-binding protein has protein sequence MLRYIKKVIIKDKTKAEALTIFNYSYAAIEEILSNAVYHRSYQVSEPITVRITPENIEITSFPGFDRSISDESIANYSIRARVYRNRRIGDFLKELHLIEGRNTGFPNAIKALRENGSELLTFDMDENRSYLSVTIPVHSYFLKKNEQTDKKAAYEKKITDALKDKPLTLTELAAAMNYKGITKKLTNTVNNMLARNILEKTAGEGSVNKLKIK, from the coding sequence TTGCTGAGATATATCAAGAAAGTTATCATCAAGGATAAAACAAAGGCTGAAGCGTTAACAATATTCAATTATTCTTACGCTGCGATAGAGGAGATACTTTCCAACGCAGTCTATCACCGTTCTTATCAGGTGAGTGAACCGATAACCGTAAGAATTACGCCTGAAAATATCGAAATAACCAGTTTTCCCGGATTCGACAGAAGTATATCTGATGAAAGCATTGCAAATTACTCAATCCGCGCAAGAGTATACCGCAACCGAAGAATAGGTGATTTTCTCAAAGAGCTTCACCTTATTGAGGGGCGAAATACAGGCTTTCCGAATGCTATAAAAGCTCTCCGTGAAAATGGTTCGGAGCTGCTTACTTTTGATATGGATGAAAACAGATCCTATCTCTCGGTAACGATTCCTGTCCACAGCTATTTTCTCAAAAAAAATGAACAAACAGATAAAAAAGCCGCCTATGAAAAAAAGATCACGGACGCACTGAAAGACAAGCCGCTCACCCTAACTGAGCTTGCAGCAGCTATGAACTATAAAGGCATAACTAAAAAACTGACAAATACAGTTAATAATATGCTGGCTAGAAATATCCTCGAAAAAACTGCAGGCGAAGGCAGTGTCAACAAGCTGAAAATAAAATAA
- the rhuM gene encoding RhuM family protein gives MTLIINNALKEELSSDNSTVAKFATVQTEGDREVKRDIEYYNLDVIISVGYRVKSQRGVEFRKWANKGAVKSDSLESISKKRIIDCDIVRIEKAVKKHEKKAVLVQKVA, from the coding sequence ATGACACTGATTATTAATAATGCTTTGAAAGAAGAATTATCAAGTGATAATTCAACTGTCGCAAAATTTGCGACAGTTCAAACGGAAGGTGATCGTGAGGTAAAACGTGACATTGAATACTATAACCTTGATGTTATAATATCAGTTGGATACCGTGTAAAATCTCAGCGTGGCGTGGAATTCCGTAAGTGGGCAAACAAAGGGGCTGTTAAAAGTGATTCCCTCGAAAGTATCAGTAAGAAAAGAATTATTGACTGCGATATTGTTCGGATTGAAAAGGCAGTGAAGAAGCATGAGAAAAAAGCTGTGCTGGTTCAAAAAGTAGCTTAA